A genomic segment from Anaerococcus urinomassiliensis encodes:
- a CDS encoding D-alanyl-D-alanine carboxypeptidase family protein codes for MKKKSMAILALPLVIIALFVLLRNNSREVYTYNSKALYVYNLTDDREVLAENENEKLPMASLTKMMTVLLGLEKVNDLNAIAPVDIETYQKLVEENASMAGFYGGEQTTYRDLLYGAMLPSGGEAANSIAINISGSIISFVELMNEKAEELELENTHFQNPDGLDQLGHYSTAKDMAMLLKYALQNEDYRAIFTRKDYNSSSTADHPDGVYMQSTVFEKLDQYQEEGFEIIGGKSGTTEKAGQCWATLSVKNGKEYIIVVMGSPYEDIDNPENGQIRDTLDILERL; via the coding sequence ATGAAAAAGAAATCCATGGCCATACTAGCCTTGCCATTAGTGATAATTGCCTTATTTGTATTACTTAGGAATAATAGCAGAGAAGTTTATACCTACAATTCCAAGGCTTTGTATGTATATAATTTGACTGACGATAGGGAAGTCTTGGCCGAAAATGAAAATGAGAAACTTCCTATGGCTTCTCTTACAAAAATGATGACTGTTTTGCTAGGTCTAGAAAAAGTGAATGACCTAAACGCCATAGCTCCAGTTGACATAGAAACTTACCAAAAACTAGTAGAAGAAAATGCATCAATGGCAGGGTTTTATGGTGGAGAGCAAACGACTTATAGGGACTTACTTTACGGGGCTATGCTCCCATCAGGAGGAGAAGCAGCAAATTCCATAGCCATAAATATTTCTGGATCAATAATTAGTTTTGTAGAGCTAATGAATGAGAAAGCAGAGGAACTAGAATTAGAAAACACTCACTTCCAAAATCCTGACGGTTTGGACCAACTGGGCCACTATTCAACAGCCAAAGATATGGCTATGCTATTAAAGTATGCCCTCCAAAACGAAGACTATAGGGCGATTTTTACAAGAAAAGATTATAACTCTTCTTCTACAGCAGACCACCCAGATGGGGTATATATGCAAAGTACGGTATTTGAAAAACTTGACCAATACCAGGAAGAAGGATTTGAAATAATCGGTGGCAAATCAGGCACGACTGAAAAGGCTGGCCAATGTTGGGCGACCCTTAGCGTAAAGAATGGCAAAGAATACATTATTGTAGTTATGGGATCCCCATACGAAGATATTGACAATCCAGAGAATGGACAGATAAGAGACACCTTGGATATACTTGAAAGATTATAA
- a CDS encoding type I phosphomannose isomerase catalytic subunit, which yields MQKVLMLDGKFVDKIWGGERLREEFSYDIESDSVGEYWAVSAMEEFPSLIINGELAGENLIEVYKNERELFGDPKEATFPLLVKIIDAKEDLSIQVHPDDQMGKRVEDSLGKTECWYILNDNESSIIYGLNAKDKDEAVKLINERKWEEVLKEVPAKNGDFFFVPAGTVHAIKKGCLILEIQQASDVTYRLYDYDRKDKDGNLRDLHIEKSIEAIKLNDIDNKTETSVDGDLRLTNLTDNEFFQVRKYEIKGNKSFNRDSDYLIEAVIDGAGELIVDGETYQIKKGDFFILTNLVSSYEFAGDLTIVESNVVNK from the coding sequence ATGCAAAAAGTTTTAATGTTAGACGGAAAGTTTGTAGATAAGATTTGGGGAGGGGAACGCCTAAGAGAAGAATTTTCCTATGATATAGAATCTGATAGCGTAGGAGAATACTGGGCAGTATCAGCTATGGAAGAATTCCCATCACTTATCATAAATGGAGAATTGGCAGGGGAAAATCTCATAGAAGTATATAAGAATGAGAGAGAACTTTTTGGAGATCCCAAAGAAGCAACTTTCCCACTTTTGGTAAAAATTATCGATGCCAAAGAGGATTTGTCAATCCAAGTTCACCCAGATGATCAGATGGGTAAAAGAGTTGAAGATTCTCTTGGTAAAACCGAGTGCTGGTATATATTAAATGATAACGAATCTTCCATCATATATGGGCTAAATGCCAAGGATAAGGACGAGGCAGTAAAGCTTATAAATGAAAGAAAATGGGAAGAAGTTTTAAAGGAAGTTCCAGCAAAAAATGGAGACTTTTTCTTTGTACCAGCAGGCACAGTTCATGCTATCAAAAAGGGCTGTTTAATACTAGAAATTCAACAAGCTAGTGATGTGACCTACAGACTCTACGACTACGATAGAAAAGATAAGGATGGCAATTTAAGAGATCTTCACATAGAAAAATCTATAGAAGCTATAAAACTTAATGATATTGACAATAAAACAGAAACAAGTGTCGATGGAGACCTAAGACTTACAAATCTTACCGATAATGAATTTTTCCAAGTGAGAAAATATGAAATAAAAGGCAATAAAAGCTTTAATCGTGATAGCGACTATTTGATAGAAGCTGTAATCGATGGGGCTGGGGAATTAATAGTAGATGGAGAAACATATCAAATCAAAAAGGGAGACTTTTTCATATTGACAAATTTAGTCTCTTCATATGAATTTGCTGGCGACTTGACTATTGTCGAATCTAACGTAGTTAATAAGTAA
- a CDS encoding ABC transporter ATP-binding protein, producing MATLNLKNVDKIYPNGVQAVFDFNLDIADREFIVFVGPSGCGKSTTLRMIAGLEEISAGDLYIDGKLMNDVSPKDRNIAMVFQNYALYPHMSVYENMAFGLKLQKKDKKDIDEKVKRAAKMLQLEEYLDRKPAALSGGQRQRVALGRAIVREAEIFLMDEPLSNLDAKLRGQMRTEIARIHDQLDTTTIYVTHDQTEAMSMASRIVVMKDGYIQQVGTPEEIYDNPANVFVANFIGAPPMNFFSGKLEDGQLKLGRNTIEISEHTKDILKTYENSNQELIIGIRPEAFSLNNLDNSDNYIEATVINIEMLGDETIIYAEDKASSISIEEEGDNKVAIKVQGKCKGIETGDMIKLFVNFDDIHLFDSKTQMRIN from the coding sequence TTGGCAACATTAAATTTAAAAAATGTAGATAAAATCTATCCAAATGGCGTCCAAGCTGTTTTTGATTTTAATCTAGATATTGCCGATAGAGAATTTATAGTATTCGTTGGCCCGTCAGGTTGTGGTAAGTCTACAACACTTCGTATGATTGCAGGTCTTGAAGAAATATCTGCTGGAGACCTATACATAGATGGCAAGCTAATGAACGATGTTAGCCCAAAAGATAGAAACATAGCTATGGTATTTCAAAACTATGCCTTATATCCTCATATGAGTGTTTATGAAAATATGGCCTTTGGCCTAAAGCTCCAAAAAAAGGATAAAAAAGACATAGATGAAAAGGTAAAAAGAGCAGCAAAGATGCTCCAACTAGAAGAATACCTAGATAGAAAACCAGCAGCCCTATCTGGTGGTCAAAGACAGAGGGTTGCCCTAGGACGTGCTATAGTTCGTGAAGCAGAAATATTCTTGATGGACGAACCACTAAGTAACCTAGATGCGAAACTCCGTGGACAAATGAGAACTGAAATTGCTCGTATCCACGACCAATTGGATACAACAACTATTTATGTAACTCACGACCAAACAGAAGCCATGTCCATGGCTAGCCGTATCGTAGTTATGAAAGATGGTTATATCCAACAAGTAGGAACGCCAGAAGAAATTTACGACAATCCAGCAAATGTATTTGTTGCAAACTTTATCGGTGCTCCTCCAATGAACTTCTTTAGTGGAAAGCTTGAAGATGGCCAATTGAAACTTGGTAGAAACACTATAGAAATTTCTGAACACACCAAAGATATTCTAAAGACTTACGAGAATTCTAACCAAGAATTAATTATAGGTATCAGACCAGAAGCATTTTCTTTAAATAATCTGGACAATTCAGACAACTATATCGAAGCAACGGTCATCAATATAGAAATGCTTGGAGATGAAACAATAATCTACGCAGAAGATAAGGCAAGCAGCATATCTATCGAAGAAGAAGGTGACAATAAAGTAGCTATCAAAGTCCAAGGCAAATGCAAGGGAATTGAAACTGGCGATATGATAAAGCTATTTGTTAACTTCGATGATATCCATTTGTTTGATAGCAAAACACAGATGAGAATAAATTAA
- a CDS encoding ABC transporter permease: MEKEPVNKQMENVAISNQPGIENKKKAKKKPFKERFKTNLPLLVFSLPAFIWFVIFAYLPMFGLIIPFKRYKIFSKNFFYNLYMSEWSGLDNFKFFFRSNDAWIIIRNTIGYNFIFIVVNIVLAMFTAIALHEIFSKKAAKFYQTSMFLPHFLSWVVISYAVFAFLSPDKGLLNKLITSLGGKGVNWYTNTKFWPVFLVLINSWKGLGYNTVVYLSALSGIDKTYYEAAAMDGATKWQMTKSITIPLLRPVVTIIFITSLANIFRADFGLFFQVPRNSGPLYNVTNVIDTYVFRALLESGDIGLSSAVSLLQSVVGTILILFSNKIVKRYDPQRSLF; encoded by the coding sequence ATGGAAAAAGAACCAGTTAATAAACAAATGGAAAATGTAGCCATATCCAACCAACCTGGCATTGAGAATAAGAAAAAGGCTAAGAAAAAACCTTTCAAAGAAAGATTTAAGACAAATTTACCCCTTTTAGTTTTTTCCTTGCCAGCTTTTATTTGGTTTGTAATTTTTGCTTACCTGCCAATGTTTGGACTTATTATTCCATTTAAGAGATATAAAATCTTCTCAAAGAACTTTTTCTACAACCTCTACATGAGTGAATGGTCAGGTTTAGATAACTTTAAGTTCTTTTTTAGAAGTAATGATGCTTGGATAATTATTAGAAATACTATTGGCTATAACTTTATTTTTATTGTTGTAAATATAGTTCTTGCAATGTTCACAGCTATAGCCTTACATGAAATTTTCAGCAAAAAAGCAGCGAAGTTTTACCAAACTTCAATGTTTTTACCACACTTTCTAAGTTGGGTTGTTATAAGCTATGCTGTATTTGCATTCTTATCACCAGATAAGGGTCTTTTAAATAAACTTATTACATCTCTTGGTGGAAAGGGTGTAAACTGGTATACAAATACAAAATTTTGGCCAGTATTTTTAGTTTTGATCAACTCATGGAAGGGTTTAGGATATAACACCGTAGTTTACTTATCGGCCTTATCCGGTATAGATAAGACCTATTACGAGGCTGCGGCCATGGATGGGGCTACTAAGTGGCAGATGACAAAATCAATCACAATACCACTACTAAGGCCTGTTGTAACAATCATATTTATTACATCCTTGGCAAATATATTTAGAGCAGACTTTGGTCTATTCTTCCAAGTGCCGAGAAACTCAGGCCCTTTGTACAACGTAACAAACGTTATTGACACATATGTATTTAGAGCCTTACTTGAATCAGGGGATATTGGACTATCATCAGCAGTTTCATTGTTGCAATCTGTTGTAGGTACTATCTTGATCTTATTCTCCAATAAGATTGTAAAAAGATACGATCCACAAAGGTCCTTATTCTAG
- a CDS encoding carbohydrate ABC transporter permease, with protein MKEVKKNNFDPLKISKGSNIVLNIVLILLTISAILPFLFVVMISFTDEDIIRRNGYQLIPEKFSTEAYQYVFKGGGQIATAYKNSVIITVVGVVIALVLTTMYAYALSRDDYEYKGFFTKVSTIPMLFSGGLVASYLIMTQFLGLKDSMWALILPLLVGPYNIILMRTYFQTSIPKALIEAATIDGASEMQIFFKIILPLSLPIIATVGLFVTLGYWNDWYQAMLYIDSEDKMPVQYMLMRIQNSTNFLSIRQDAIGSLAGEIKKTLPQESLKMAIVVITTAPILIAYPFFQRYFISGLTLGAVKE; from the coding sequence ATGAAAGAAGTAAAGAAAAACAATTTTGATCCTCTAAAGATTAGTAAGGGATCAAATATAGTTTTAAATATAGTCCTAATACTTTTGACAATTTCTGCTATATTGCCATTCCTCTTTGTAGTTATGATTTCGTTTACAGATGAAGATATTATTAGGAGAAATGGTTACCAACTAATACCAGAAAAATTTTCTACAGAAGCTTACCAATATGTATTTAAGGGTGGTGGACAGATAGCAACGGCTTACAAAAACTCTGTTATAATAACAGTAGTAGGTGTAGTTATAGCCCTTGTTCTTACAACCATGTATGCATATGCCCTAAGCCGTGATGATTATGAGTATAAAGGATTTTTCACAAAAGTTTCTACAATACCAATGCTATTTTCTGGCGGTCTTGTAGCAAGCTATTTGATAATGACACAGTTTCTAGGTCTAAAAGATAGTATGTGGGCCCTAATCTTACCACTACTAGTTGGACCATATAATATTATTTTGATGAGAACCTACTTTCAAACGTCTATACCAAAAGCTCTAATAGAGGCAGCTACTATAGACGGAGCAAGTGAGATGCAGATATTCTTTAAGATTATCCTACCTTTATCCTTGCCAATAATTGCGACAGTTGGACTTTTCGTAACACTTGGTTACTGGAATGACTGGTACCAAGCCATGCTTTATATAGATAGTGAAGATAAGATGCCTGTTCAATACATGCTTATGAGAATCCAAAACTCAACTAACTTCCTATCAATAAGGCAAGATGCCATAGGATCTCTTGCAGGAGAGATAAAAAAGACTCTTCCTCAAGAATCTCTAAAGATGGCAATAGTAGTTATCACAACAGCACCAATACTTATAGCCTATCCTTTCTTCCAAAGATATTTTATATCAGGGCTAACACTTGGAGCTGTTAAGGAATAA
- a CDS encoding ABC transporter substrate-binding protein, producing MKIQSKISILLASLLLVTSCQNPDEKNTSTDDTKVEEAGEENKEASEDNKESEEKDKKVADGDLPTLIYYNVGTPQPATDDVAAALNEYLDSQDAGYHIAFQYFDWGDYQQKLQLASNAGDDWDLAFTASWAGPYKEMVDKGAFLDITDLAKEKGQVMLDLVSDDVLKGASVDGRLYGAPATADNITPADFFIWNKDLVEKYDIPIEDIKEEKDLEPYLKEVKENEAEVEYPFGIANDFIFQTRIPTSTAAPGVGVREEDGKLVAYSAWEDDGYKDLAYTMKKYMDAGFIDPSAPQIDAGQLANGPTWLVRKGEGGVKSDDIWTKNFGVPVVSSYAGDMVYVTNEKATGSLLAINSQSEYPELAMDFINRMYSDKVLMRYLVNGIEGVNYNLVDDAIEPIEDTGYDVPGFTFLASQMMTPSVKAEKEDKAEREALLKTYLERVKPSPILGFNFDKTGSEKEYENVYQIIEQYLRNIKTGAFDDAYYDEFIEKLHTAGIEKLVEEVQKQLDSWEDK from the coding sequence ATGAAAATTCAAAGTAAGATTTCTATACTATTAGCTTCCTTGCTATTAGTAACATCTTGTCAAAATCCAGATGAAAAAAATACATCTACAGACGATACAAAAGTAGAAGAAGCTGGCGAAGAAAATAAAGAAGCTAGCGAGGATAACAAAGAATCGGAAGAAAAAGATAAAAAAGTAGCAGATGGTGATCTGCCAACACTTATTTACTACAATGTCGGCACGCCACAACCTGCAACAGATGATGTTGCAGCTGCACTAAACGAATATCTTGACAGCCAAGATGCAGGTTATCACATAGCTTTCCAATACTTTGATTGGGGGGACTACCAACAAAAACTTCAATTAGCATCAAATGCTGGTGACGATTGGGACCTAGCATTTACAGCAAGCTGGGCTGGTCCATACAAGGAAATGGTTGATAAGGGAGCATTTCTAGATATCACTGACCTTGCCAAGGAAAAAGGCCAAGTTATGCTTGATTTAGTAAGTGATGATGTCCTAAAGGGTGCCTCAGTAGATGGCAGACTTTATGGAGCACCGGCAACAGCTGATAATATCACACCAGCAGACTTTTTCATATGGAATAAAGATCTTGTAGAAAAATACGATATCCCAATAGAAGATATCAAAGAAGAAAAAGACCTAGAACCATACCTAAAAGAAGTTAAAGAAAATGAAGCAGAAGTAGAATATCCATTTGGTATAGCAAATGACTTTATCTTCCAAACAAGAATTCCAACATCTACTGCAGCTCCTGGAGTAGGAGTTAGAGAAGAAGATGGAAAACTTGTTGCTTACTCAGCTTGGGAAGATGATGGCTACAAAGACCTAGCATACACCATGAAAAAATACATGGACGCAGGCTTTATAGATCCATCAGCTCCACAAATAGATGCTGGTCAATTGGCCAATGGTCCAACATGGCTAGTAAGAAAAGGTGAAGGTGGAGTAAAATCTGACGATATTTGGACTAAGAACTTTGGAGTACCTGTAGTTTCATCATATGCAGGAGACATGGTATATGTAACTAACGAAAAAGCAACAGGCTCACTTCTTGCTATAAACTCTCAAAGTGAATATCCAGAACTTGCAATGGACTTTATCAATAGAATGTATAGTGATAAGGTTTTAATGAGGTATCTAGTAAATGGTATAGAAGGTGTCAACTATAATCTAGTAGATGATGCAATCGAACCAATAGAAGATACAGGATACGATGTGCCAGGATTTACCTTCCTTGCATCACAAATGATGACACCAAGTGTAAAAGCAGAAAAAGAAGATAAAGCTGAAAGAGAAGCCTTACTAAAAACTTATCTAGAAAGAGTCAAACCATCACCAATACTTGGATTTAACTTTGACAAAACAGGCAGCGAAAAAGAATACGAAAATGTATATCAAATAATAGAACAATATCTACGTAATATTAAAACAGGCGCATTTGACGATGCGTATTACGATGAATTTATTGAAAAACTTCACACAGCTGGTATCGAAAAACTTGTAGAAGAAGTTCAAAAACAACTAGACAGCTGGGAAGACAAATAG